One Chanodichthys erythropterus isolate Z2021 chromosome 22, ASM2448905v1, whole genome shotgun sequence DNA window includes the following coding sequences:
- the glrx gene encoding glutaredoxin-1 yields MAEFVKAQIKGDKVVVFLKPSCPYCVLAKDVLSKYKFKDGQLNLVDISGRSDMGSIQDYLQQITGARTVPRVFIGEKCIGGGSDVESLDRSGALEGMLQAIGSLQ; encoded by the exons ATGGCAGAATTTGTTAAAGCGCAAATTAAGGGTGACAAAGTAGTTGTGTTTTTGAAGCCGTCCTGTCCTTACTGCGTACTGGCAAAGGATGTTTTGTCGAAGTATAAATTCAAAGATGGACAGCTGAACTTGGTGGATATCAGCGGACGCAGTGACATGGGCAGCATACAAGACTATCTGCAGCAGATCACAGGCGCGCGCACC GTTCCTCGAGTCTTCATAGGGGAGAAGTGTATTGGAGGAGGAAGTGATGTCGAAAGTCTTGACCGTTCTGGAGCTCTGGAAGGCATGTTGCAGGCAATCGGATCTCTGCAGTGA
- the rhobtb3 gene encoding rho-related BTB domain-containing protein 3 isoform X1, translated as MSIHIVALGSECPGGIGAGDETAGPGQVQGGLLWSYLGHGARELDPNSMTPSRHPLNPAFMEYQSRVFGDVRVMVRDCPSWDLLDSDWASVRSVLEQADIVVIKYSVNDKLAFQQVRNGYAPRLRPLLRHWGLPVILVAIGARLNDEGPPCTCPLCASDWSSCVPHSEGLQLSRDLGATYLELPSLNNFFVGRYFGSVLEYFMIQCLKQKAKERPDKRRGHRLNEPRPPHLDQPARLPPVRVEESSFSQDLQWLLERGVQFADVAFYAGDTGKELGWAHASVLCAISPYFRQLLVGRQAWERPVSRCTCRERDGPHSLLSTWDGGVDDLARADGHPPGHLSRLVVKDPLLCLCLWETLMFLYRGAWEWEYLEEAIAEKLKNPLAVAQLMDRIRSFVGREKAPRDTPTPRSQQGPLTLGGLFNSPLYSDVIFMVQGSVLPAHRAVLVARCDVMAAMFSGKYAEARSRVVPIHGVSSDTFLAFLEYLYTDTCCPESDTDGETQEKKLQLFECIWMFLNASVLQAMAVLVCAEMYQVKRLQHLCEVCVCAYLQNMPSRELASTGISVIRLLRRAKCHNADQLYVWLLHFIANNYLIFSHKPDFLELSGEPPA; from the exons GTCTATACACATAGTGGCCCTGGGTAGTGAGTGTCCTGGGGGCATCGGTGCTGGGGATGAGACGGCCGGCCCGGGACAGGTCCAAGGTGGTTTGTTGTGGAGCTATCTGGGCCACGGAGCTCGAGAATTGGATCCAAACTCCATGACCCCATCAAGGCATCCCCTGAACCCTGCGTTTATGGAGTACCAGTCTAGAGTATTCGGGGATGTCAGAGTTATGGTGCGAGATTGTCCCAGCTGG GACCTTTTGGACAGTGACTGGGCGAGCGTGCGGAGTGTTCTGGAGCAGGCCGACATCGTGGTCATTAAGTACTCGGTCAACGACAAACTGGCATTTCAGCAGGTCAGAAACGGCTATGCTCCAAGACTTCGCCCTCTTCTTCGGCACTGGGGTCTTCCTGTGATTCTGGTAGCCATTGGGGCGAGACTAAATG ATGAAGGCCCGCCGTGCACATGTCCTCTGTGTGCGTCCGACTGGAGCAGCTGTGTGCCCCACAGTGAGGGGCTCCAGCTGTCCAGGGACCTGGGGGCCACTTACCTGGAGCTGCCCTCTCTAAACAACTTTTTTGTGGGTCGTTACTTTGGCAGTGTG CTGGAATACTTCATGATTCAGTGTCTGAAGCAGAAAGCCAAAGAACGGCCAGACAAACGGCGGGGTCACAGGCTTAACGAGCCCCGCCCCCCTCATTTGGACCAGCCAG CGCGTCTTCCCCCAGTGAGAGTGGAGGAGTCCAGCTTCTCTCAGGACCTGCAGTGGCTGCTCGAGCGTGGCGTTCAATTTGCCGATGTTGCGTTCTACGCTGGGGACACTGGGAAGGAGCTGGGCTGGGCGCACGCGTCCGTTCTGTGTGCCATCAGCCCATACTTCAGACAGCTGTTGGTGGGACGGCAAGCCTGGGAAAGGCCCGTCTCGCGCTGCACCTGTAGGGAAAGAGATGGCCCCCACTCGCTTTTGTCCACTTGGGATGGAGGTGTAGATGATCTAGCCAGAGCCGACGGGCACCCTCCTGGACACCTCTCACGGCTGGTTGTGAAGGACCCGCTGCTGTGTTTATGCCTGTGGGAGACGTTAATGTTTCTTTACAGAG GGGCCTGGGAATGGGAATACCTCGAGGAAGCCATCGCTGAAAAACTGAAGAACCCTTTGGCCGTGGCTCAGCTGATGGACAGGATACGCTCATTTGTTGGGAGAGAAAAG GCCCCCAGGGACACACCTACACCACGCTCTCAACAAGGTCCTTTGACATTGGGAGGCCTGTTCAATTCCCCTCTGTACTCTGATGTCATCTTCATGGTGCAAG GAAGCGTGCTGCCAGCGCACAGAGCCGTGCTTGTGGCCCGCTGCGATGTTATGGCTGCCATGTTTAGTGGAAAGTACGCAGAGGCAAGAAGTCGTGTGGTGCCAATCCACGGAGTCTCGTCTGATACCTTCCTAGCTTTCCTGGAGTACCTCTACACTGACACCTGCTGTCCAG agtcagacactgatggagagactcaggagaagaagttacaactttttgaatgcatctggatgtttctgaatg CCAGTGTGTTGCAGGCCATGGCCGTGCTCGTCTGCGCAGAGATGTACCAGGTGAAACGGCTGCAGCACCTGTGTGAGGTGTGCGTGTGCGCGTACCTTCAGAACATGCCTAGTCGAGAGCTAGCATCTACGGGCATCAGCGTGATTCGCTTACTGAGGAGAGCAAAG TGTCACAACGCTGACCAGCTATATGTCTGGCTCCTCCATTTCATTGCCAATAACTACCTGATCTTCAGCCACAAGCCTGACTTCCTGGAGCTATCAGGTGAGCCACCCGCTTGA
- the rhobtb3 gene encoding rho-related BTB domain-containing protein 3 isoform X3: MTPSRHPLNPAFMEYQSRVFGDVRVMVRDCPSWDLLDSDWASVRSVLEQADIVVIKYSVNDKLAFQQVRNGYAPRLRPLLRHWGLPVILVAIGARLNDEGPPCTCPLCASDWSSCVPHSEGLQLSRDLGATYLELPSLNNFFVGRYFGSVLEYFMIQCLKQKAKERPDKRRGHRLNEPRPPHLDQPARLPPVRVEESSFSQDLQWLLERGVQFADVAFYAGDTGKELGWAHASVLCAISPYFRQLLVGRQAWERPVSRCTCRERDGPHSLLSTWDGGVDDLARADGHPPGHLSRLVVKDPLLCLCLWETLMFLYRGAWEWEYLEEAIAEKLKNPLAVAQLMDRIRSFVGREKAPRDTPTPRSQQGPLTLGGLFNSPLYSDVIFMVQGSVLPAHRAVLVARCDVMAAMFSGKYAEARSRVVPIHGVSSDTFLAFLEYLYTDTCCPESDTDGETQEKKLQLFECIWMFLNASVLQAMAVLVCAEMYQVKRLQHLCEVCVCAYLQNMPSRELASTGISVIRLLRRAKCHNADQLYVWLLHFIANNYLIFSHKPDFLELSGEPPA; encoded by the exons ATGACCCCATCAAGGCATCCCCTGAACCCTGCGTTTATGGAGTACCAGTCTAGAGTATTCGGGGATGTCAGAGTTATGGTGCGAGATTGTCCCAGCTGG GACCTTTTGGACAGTGACTGGGCGAGCGTGCGGAGTGTTCTGGAGCAGGCCGACATCGTGGTCATTAAGTACTCGGTCAACGACAAACTGGCATTTCAGCAGGTCAGAAACGGCTATGCTCCAAGACTTCGCCCTCTTCTTCGGCACTGGGGTCTTCCTGTGATTCTGGTAGCCATTGGGGCGAGACTAAATG ATGAAGGCCCGCCGTGCACATGTCCTCTGTGTGCGTCCGACTGGAGCAGCTGTGTGCCCCACAGTGAGGGGCTCCAGCTGTCCAGGGACCTGGGGGCCACTTACCTGGAGCTGCCCTCTCTAAACAACTTTTTTGTGGGTCGTTACTTTGGCAGTGTG CTGGAATACTTCATGATTCAGTGTCTGAAGCAGAAAGCCAAAGAACGGCCAGACAAACGGCGGGGTCACAGGCTTAACGAGCCCCGCCCCCCTCATTTGGACCAGCCAG CGCGTCTTCCCCCAGTGAGAGTGGAGGAGTCCAGCTTCTCTCAGGACCTGCAGTGGCTGCTCGAGCGTGGCGTTCAATTTGCCGATGTTGCGTTCTACGCTGGGGACACTGGGAAGGAGCTGGGCTGGGCGCACGCGTCCGTTCTGTGTGCCATCAGCCCATACTTCAGACAGCTGTTGGTGGGACGGCAAGCCTGGGAAAGGCCCGTCTCGCGCTGCACCTGTAGGGAAAGAGATGGCCCCCACTCGCTTTTGTCCACTTGGGATGGAGGTGTAGATGATCTAGCCAGAGCCGACGGGCACCCTCCTGGACACCTCTCACGGCTGGTTGTGAAGGACCCGCTGCTGTGTTTATGCCTGTGGGAGACGTTAATGTTTCTTTACAGAG GGGCCTGGGAATGGGAATACCTCGAGGAAGCCATCGCTGAAAAACTGAAGAACCCTTTGGCCGTGGCTCAGCTGATGGACAGGATACGCTCATTTGTTGGGAGAGAAAAG GCCCCCAGGGACACACCTACACCACGCTCTCAACAAGGTCCTTTGACATTGGGAGGCCTGTTCAATTCCCCTCTGTACTCTGATGTCATCTTCATGGTGCAAG GAAGCGTGCTGCCAGCGCACAGAGCCGTGCTTGTGGCCCGCTGCGATGTTATGGCTGCCATGTTTAGTGGAAAGTACGCAGAGGCAAGAAGTCGTGTGGTGCCAATCCACGGAGTCTCGTCTGATACCTTCCTAGCTTTCCTGGAGTACCTCTACACTGACACCTGCTGTCCAG agtcagacactgatggagagactcaggagaagaagttacaactttttgaatgcatctggatgtttctgaatg CCAGTGTGTTGCAGGCCATGGCCGTGCTCGTCTGCGCAGAGATGTACCAGGTGAAACGGCTGCAGCACCTGTGTGAGGTGTGCGTGTGCGCGTACCTTCAGAACATGCCTAGTCGAGAGCTAGCATCTACGGGCATCAGCGTGATTCGCTTACTGAGGAGAGCAAAG TGTCACAACGCTGACCAGCTATATGTCTGGCTCCTCCATTTCATTGCCAATAACTACCTGATCTTCAGCCACAAGCCTGACTTCCTGGAGCTATCAGGTGAGCCACCCGCTTGA
- the rhobtb3 gene encoding rho-related BTB domain-containing protein 3 isoform X2, producing the protein MSIHIVALGSECPGGIGAGDETAGPGQVQGGLLWSYLGHGARELDPNSMTPSRHPLNPAFMEYQSRVFGDVRVMVRDCPSWDLLDSDWASVRSVLEQADIVVIKYSVNDKLAFQQVRNGYAPRLRPLLRHWGLPVILVAIGARLNDEGPPCTCPLCASDWSSCVPHSEGLQLSRDLGATYLELPSLNNFFVGRYFGSVLEYFMIQCLKQKAKERPDKRRGHRLNEPRPPHLDQPARLPPVRVEESSFSQDLQWLLERGVQFADVAFYAGDTGKELGWAHASVLCAISPYFRQLLVGRQAWERPVSRCTCRERDGPHSLLSTWDGGVDDLARADGHPPGHLSRLVVKDPLLCLCLWETLMFLYRGAWEWEYLEEAIAEKLKNPLAVAQLMDRIRSFVGREKAPRDTPTPRSQQGPLTLGGLFNSPLYSDVIFMVQGSVLPAHRAVLVARCDVMAAMFSGKYAEARSRVVPIHGVSSDTFLAFLEYLYTDTCCPASVLQAMAVLVCAEMYQVKRLQHLCEVCVCAYLQNMPSRELASTGISVIRLLRRAKCHNADQLYVWLLHFIANNYLIFSHKPDFLELSGEPPA; encoded by the exons GTCTATACACATAGTGGCCCTGGGTAGTGAGTGTCCTGGGGGCATCGGTGCTGGGGATGAGACGGCCGGCCCGGGACAGGTCCAAGGTGGTTTGTTGTGGAGCTATCTGGGCCACGGAGCTCGAGAATTGGATCCAAACTCCATGACCCCATCAAGGCATCCCCTGAACCCTGCGTTTATGGAGTACCAGTCTAGAGTATTCGGGGATGTCAGAGTTATGGTGCGAGATTGTCCCAGCTGG GACCTTTTGGACAGTGACTGGGCGAGCGTGCGGAGTGTTCTGGAGCAGGCCGACATCGTGGTCATTAAGTACTCGGTCAACGACAAACTGGCATTTCAGCAGGTCAGAAACGGCTATGCTCCAAGACTTCGCCCTCTTCTTCGGCACTGGGGTCTTCCTGTGATTCTGGTAGCCATTGGGGCGAGACTAAATG ATGAAGGCCCGCCGTGCACATGTCCTCTGTGTGCGTCCGACTGGAGCAGCTGTGTGCCCCACAGTGAGGGGCTCCAGCTGTCCAGGGACCTGGGGGCCACTTACCTGGAGCTGCCCTCTCTAAACAACTTTTTTGTGGGTCGTTACTTTGGCAGTGTG CTGGAATACTTCATGATTCAGTGTCTGAAGCAGAAAGCCAAAGAACGGCCAGACAAACGGCGGGGTCACAGGCTTAACGAGCCCCGCCCCCCTCATTTGGACCAGCCAG CGCGTCTTCCCCCAGTGAGAGTGGAGGAGTCCAGCTTCTCTCAGGACCTGCAGTGGCTGCTCGAGCGTGGCGTTCAATTTGCCGATGTTGCGTTCTACGCTGGGGACACTGGGAAGGAGCTGGGCTGGGCGCACGCGTCCGTTCTGTGTGCCATCAGCCCATACTTCAGACAGCTGTTGGTGGGACGGCAAGCCTGGGAAAGGCCCGTCTCGCGCTGCACCTGTAGGGAAAGAGATGGCCCCCACTCGCTTTTGTCCACTTGGGATGGAGGTGTAGATGATCTAGCCAGAGCCGACGGGCACCCTCCTGGACACCTCTCACGGCTGGTTGTGAAGGACCCGCTGCTGTGTTTATGCCTGTGGGAGACGTTAATGTTTCTTTACAGAG GGGCCTGGGAATGGGAATACCTCGAGGAAGCCATCGCTGAAAAACTGAAGAACCCTTTGGCCGTGGCTCAGCTGATGGACAGGATACGCTCATTTGTTGGGAGAGAAAAG GCCCCCAGGGACACACCTACACCACGCTCTCAACAAGGTCCTTTGACATTGGGAGGCCTGTTCAATTCCCCTCTGTACTCTGATGTCATCTTCATGGTGCAAG GAAGCGTGCTGCCAGCGCACAGAGCCGTGCTTGTGGCCCGCTGCGATGTTATGGCTGCCATGTTTAGTGGAAAGTACGCAGAGGCAAGAAGTCGTGTGGTGCCAATCCACGGAGTCTCGTCTGATACCTTCCTAGCTTTCCTGGAGTACCTCTACACTGACACCTGCTGTCCAG CCAGTGTGTTGCAGGCCATGGCCGTGCTCGTCTGCGCAGAGATGTACCAGGTGAAACGGCTGCAGCACCTGTGTGAGGTGTGCGTGTGCGCGTACCTTCAGAACATGCCTAGTCGAGAGCTAGCATCTACGGGCATCAGCGTGATTCGCTTACTGAGGAGAGCAAAG TGTCACAACGCTGACCAGCTATATGTCTGGCTCCTCCATTTCATTGCCAATAACTACCTGATCTTCAGCCACAAGCCTGACTTCCTGGAGCTATCAGGTGAGCCACCCGCTTGA